ATGGCGCGGTAGGTTTCACCATAGAGCTCTACGGTGGTTTCAAATCCACGGTAAATCGCAGCAGGGCGTTTTTTCGTAGCCGGTGTCTGATTGAGTTCGCCAAAATCAATCCAATTCTCGGCGATAACGGCCTCGGAGATGGCACGGCTACACTCCTTGTAGGTGGCTGGCAGCCGGGTCAGGAATTTTACGTTTTTATCTCTCGATTTTTCGAGATTGTCCGGCGTGACAAAAGCCGAGTCCGCTACGTATACGAAGGCTCCCGGTTTAAGCCCGTGCCGGGCCATGTGCTTTGAGACGCCTCCTAAAAGTTCGTTGTTCAACGTTTTATCCGAAGCGTTGCCGTCTTCGGTGGTCCCCAAGATGGGGATGTTCCGATCCACGCACAGCATTGAAACGATAAACTGCTTCAGATCCGGACGCTTGTCCTTGCTGTGACCATAGGTGATTTTAAGTGGTGGATCGACAAAGTCATAATCTCCGAAAACACTGATGGAGGTGGTATCGAAATGTAAACGACGGGGATCGACGTCAAACACGCCAATGGCATTTTGAGCGATCTGCGAGAACACCTTTTGTGTGCCGGTGTCGAAGATCTTGTCCAGCACACGGCCAATATTGTAGTCACAGAAAAGTTCCGGTTTGACATCGCAACCCAACATCAATTCAGTGTCCTTCTCCTGAAAGAATTCTTCCATCCGGTACAAAGGGGTTCTTCCCGAAAGTGTGTCCAACACCATGGCCAGAATAGCGACTCCCGGTGAGAGTTCCATTTCGCTGTCAACCAGGGTGTCCAGTGTCTCGACCAGCTCAATCTTTTTGGCGAAGTCTTTGATGATCGGCAGATGGCCGACTTCTGAAAATGTCAGATTATCGGGAACCAGATTCTCCATTTTGCCCTCCCTAAGCTCATATTGAACACGTGAGGGCATAACTATCAGATATTATTAACAAAGTCTATGCATAAACATTTAACGTAATATCAATACGTTAAAGCCTATAACGTTCCAGGCTCATTGGGAAATAAATTCAGTTCGTTTCAAGGAAAAGGGGTGTCGAAAGTATGATAAAAAACAAGTGTTTTCATCTATTTACAAAAATGCTAACTCATCGTGATATACAAACCGTATCTGAACAGGCGGTGTTTGGGATATGGCCCTTACTCACTCTTTTGAACAAGGATTATTCCTGTCTACTCAATTAGCCGGACCGCCTTGGTACGCGATCAGTATACCGGGTGGTGTGGGAGGGAGTGACCTCAAGGTCACTCCCTATCCCGATCGGTTGAAACAGCCGGGATCATTTCCCATATTTTGTCATGCTACCTTAGATTCAGTAAGGTCAAGTACTTTGGCCTGAACAGACTCGAGTACTGAGTCTCTAATGAACGTGCTTGCACCCAGAATCTCAATACCGATCAGCTCACCTTTTTCATTTAGTTCTGCCGTGATATTTGGGCTGACCTCAACACTGCCCGCCTCCGCTTCATCCGAAATTGCGAGATGGAGAACGTCGTCCTTCTCGAAGTATGCCAAGCGTGCCTTACTCATTTTTAAGCCTCCCTGATTTTAATCGAGAATTGATTTGTTGACGGTTTGTTGCGTGTATCGTCACAGGTGTCAGAGTGCTGCCCTCACACTCATACGGGATCATGACCAGAAGTTTACCATGGCCTCCAATCGCCACCAGACGCCCAGTTGCTGTGTCCACATACCGCTCGGAGGAGTATCGCAATATGTGCTCGACCATCTCAAAATCATAGCTGCGCAACTTGAGCCGGTATTTCATGTAATCGGTCCAAACAATCGTTGCCCCCTCCATCTATCCTCCTCATCCGAACCATTTGATTATCAGGCGAATTTGCCTTAATAATTAGATATTGAAGGAATTTTCGGGCAATTTTGCCTTGTTTGAATATCACAATCCTGCTTTGCAAAAGTATTCAGAAAATTTTTCAATGAGATTACCTTGCGCCGGTCAGTCCTGTCAAATATTGTGATTGACTAAATTATGTAAACTTTACCGAAAATGAGTGTGGATACAAATAGGTACAGGTACCCTCAAATTTTCCATCATACTACAACCCTGCGATATCTTGCCGGCCTCCATAAGTATTGAAGAAGATGCAGAAACTGCATTTGCCATTTGGATATCATAGGCGAAGGCCGCCTGATGGATGGAAAACAGCGTCCGTAAGTATCCAACTGAAATGAAAATTCTGACTCTTACTCGGCTTCGTCGCTATTTGAAAACTTAAAATTGTAAAATTTTAGGCGAATCCTAATTTATGATTTCGATACAATCAGTTGCATGGGTCATCGCTATTAGGTGGCCTCCATCTTTTATTTTTTTACACGCTCCGGAACATGATATTACTCTGTCTTTTTCTCCATGTATGCGTTTAATTATGCTTTGTTCGCCATTATAACCTTGCCAATCAGAAACTGCATGACACATGGCTCTGATAAATTCGGTCTCTGAGGAATTAAACATAGTAAAAATTTCATTTTCAAATTTTCCAGCAATCGCTTGCATTAATTTTATAGGGGTGATTTCGGATAGAGGAGACAATAACCTGAGTAAAGGATTGATTTCGCTTTTTG
This window of the uncultured Desulfosarcina sp. genome carries:
- a CDS encoding IS1634 family transposase produces the protein MENLVPDNLTFSEVGHLPIIKDFAKKIELVETLDTLVDSEMELSPGVAILAMVLDTLSGRTPLYRMEEFFQEKDTELMLGCDVKPELFCDYNIGRVLDKIFDTGTQKVFSQIAQNAIGVFDVDPRRLHFDTTSISVFGDYDFVDPPLKITYGHSKDKRPDLKQFIVSMLCVDRNIPILGTTEDGNASDKTLNNELLGGVSKHMARHGLKPGAFVYVADSAFVTPDNLEKSRDKNVKFLTRLPATYKECSRAISEAVIAENWIDFGELNQTPATKKRPAAIYRGFETTVELYGETYRAIVVHSSAHDKRRHKRIDRLLEQKRKDLETHGKKINAGPFYCRADAEAAAEKIGKATPNSYHRLRYEIREKAKYRRGRPAKGKPRTPIGYEYLLDVKIEKDTDAITPLRLEAGCFVLLTNLSGTKEQVQWPAVTLLELYKNQSGIEQNFGFLKDPVIVNSIFLKKPKRIEVLGLILVIALLIWRLMERCMRQHLERTKSEISGWKNRPTKRPTSFMMTTKFLSILVAKSGKRRQLVRPLKPVQLEFLQAMGVDPEVFIKP
- a CDS encoding DUF2283 domain-containing protein, which encodes MSKARLAYFEKDDVLHLAISDEAEAGSVEVSPNITAELNEKGELIGIEILGASTFIRDSVLESVQAKVLDLTESKVA